In the genome of Flavobacterium panacagri, one region contains:
- a CDS encoding energy transducer TonB gives MGTTLFSCQDKDGNKQKIDKIEIIEDSVVLKNNANEKHEITTNKSETVSATIKETKSAKRKKGTVLKKEKTFSFYKTKCGPAIAYTDLYEDNTVYGGMGIDVLPDYPGGINIFYENFKSEYKIPKELKKSTGVIKMSFVIEKDGSVSEIKSIEDLGFGTGEEATRVLKKSVKWTPGETNGRKVRTFYNLPITLELDTLNPKKRKRKFSKITSIQIFKTGESTEQTELAVKP, from the coding sequence ATGGGAACGACTTTATTTAGCTGTCAGGATAAAGATGGAAACAAACAAAAAATCGACAAAATTGAAATAATTGAAGATTCTGTTGTTCTAAAAAATAATGCTAACGAAAAGCATGAAATAACCACTAACAAATCTGAAACAGTTTCTGCAACAATTAAAGAAACAAAATCTGCAAAACGTAAAAAAGGTACAGTTCTAAAAAAGGAAAAAACCTTTTCTTTTTACAAAACAAAATGCGGACCAGCCATAGCTTACACAGATCTTTATGAAGACAATACGGTTTATGGAGGCATGGGAATTGATGTTTTACCTGATTATCCAGGAGGAATAAATATATTTTACGAAAATTTTAAATCAGAATATAAAATACCCAAAGAGCTAAAAAAATCTACTGGAGTAATAAAAATGTCCTTCGTTATTGAAAAAGATGGAAGTGTAAGTGAAATAAAAAGTATTGAGGATCTCGGTTTTGGAACTGGCGAAGAAGCCACCAGGGTTTTGAAAAAATCTGTTAAATGGACTCCAGGGGAAACTAATGGAAGAAAAGTTAGAACTTTTTACAATCTACCTATTACTCTTGAACTCGACACTTTGAATCCCAAAAAAAGAAAAAGAAAATTTTCAAAAATCACTTCAATACAAATTTTTAAAACCGGAGAGAGCACAGAACAAACAGAATTAGCTGTAAAACCGTAA
- a CDS encoding helix-turn-helix domain-containing protein: MKNYKNIKSFDNLIEVEHGKIGSESRNQFEEKSQMFIISEMLKEARKEANLTQEQLADKTGTKKSYISKLENGKGNVQLSTLIRIFEIGLNKKVGLTFL; encoded by the coding sequence ATGAAAAATTATAAAAACATAAAATCTTTTGATAATCTCATTGAAGTTGAGCATGGAAAAATTGGCAGCGAAAGCAGAAACCAATTTGAAGAAAAATCACAAATGTTCATTATTAGTGAAATGCTAAAAGAAGCCCGTAAAGAAGCTAATTTAACTCAAGAACAATTAGCAGACAAAACTGGTACTAAAAAAAGTTACATTTCAAAACTTGAAAATGGAAAAGGTAATGTCCAGCTTTCCACTCTAATTAGAATCTTTGAAATTGGCTTAAACAAAAAAGTCGGATTAACTTTTTTATAA
- a CDS encoding type II toxin-antitoxin system RelE/ParE family toxin, protein MKQIDRVTEKILKHIADTDGLYEIRIEVKSDIYRIFCCFDQRKLVILFNGFQKKSQKTPK, encoded by the coding sequence ATAAAACAAATTGATAGAGTTACTGAAAAAATTTTAAAACATATAGCAGACACTGACGGACTTTATGAAATAAGAATTGAAGTAAAATCAGATATTTATAGAATATTTTGTTGTTTCGACCAGAGAAAACTAGTGATTCTTTTTAATGGATTTCAAAAAAAATCACAAAAAACGCCAAAATAA
- a CDS encoding 1-deoxy-D-xylulose-5-phosphate synthase encodes MKSDLLSNIYNPADLRLLKEEQLTQVAQELRQFIIDVVSVKEGHLGASLGVVELTIALHYVFNTPEDLLVWDVGHQAYGHKILTERREIFHTNRQIDGISGFPKRTESIYDTFGVGHSSTSISAALGMAIASKLKGDSDKQHIAVIGDASIASGMAFEGLNHAGVTDANILVILNDNAIGIDPSVGALKKYLTAVKNGKNPRQNNIIKSLNFDYSGPIDGHDFPTLIKELNRLKKIKGPKFLHIVTTKGKGLQQAEENQVKYHAPGKFDASTGEIHLKYEENLPPKYQDVFGLTILDLAKKNEKIIGITPAMPSGSSLKFMMDELPERAFDVGIAEQHAVTLAAGMATQGMIVYCNIYSTFLQRAYDQVIHDVALQDLPVIFCLDRAGLVGEDGATHHGVFDIAYLRSIPNMMIYAPLNEIELQNILYTVQLELNHPIAIRYPRGRGVIVNWEVENFGHYEKIKIGQAKCLKDGTKIAVLSAGTIGNNVIEALKESAHSETIAHYNFSFIKPLDIKTLKHIFSNFESIITIEDGVKNGGFGSSILEFAASNNFKNNIEILGVPDTFIEHGTVSQLQQICNIDVKSLVNLFSNRSK; translated from the coding sequence ATGAAAAGCGATTTACTTTCCAACATATACAATCCAGCCGATTTACGTCTTTTAAAAGAAGAACAGCTTACTCAAGTTGCGCAGGAATTACGCCAATTTATTATTGATGTAGTTTCGGTAAAAGAAGGGCATTTGGGTGCTAGTTTGGGCGTTGTCGAATTGACAATTGCACTTCATTATGTTTTTAATACTCCCGAAGATTTGTTGGTTTGGGATGTAGGTCATCAGGCTTACGGTCATAAAATCTTAACTGAAAGAAGAGAAATTTTTCATACCAACAGACAAATAGATGGAATTTCTGGTTTTCCAAAAAGAACAGAAAGCATCTATGACACTTTTGGAGTTGGACATTCTTCTACTTCTATTTCTGCGGCACTCGGAATGGCAATTGCTTCTAAACTAAAAGGTGATTCAGACAAACAGCATATTGCAGTAATCGGCGATGCTTCGATTGCAAGCGGAATGGCTTTTGAAGGTTTAAATCACGCCGGAGTTACAGATGCTAATATTCTGGTAATTTTAAACGACAATGCGATCGGAATAGACCCAAGTGTTGGTGCCTTAAAAAAATATTTAACTGCTGTTAAAAACGGAAAAAATCCGAGACAGAACAATATTATAAAGTCTCTTAATTTCGATTATTCTGGTCCAATTGACGGACATGATTTTCCCACATTAATCAAAGAATTAAACCGATTAAAAAAGATAAAAGGACCTAAATTTCTTCATATTGTCACTACAAAAGGAAAAGGTTTACAACAGGCTGAAGAAAATCAGGTGAAATATCATGCGCCTGGAAAATTCGATGCTTCGACTGGAGAAATTCATTTAAAGTATGAAGAAAATCTTCCTCCAAAATATCAAGATGTTTTTGGTTTAACTATTTTAGATTTAGCCAAAAAGAATGAAAAAATAATTGGAATCACACCTGCAATGCCATCAGGAAGTTCATTGAAATTTATGATGGACGAACTGCCGGAACGTGCTTTTGATGTTGGAATTGCAGAACAGCATGCTGTAACACTAGCGGCTGGAATGGCAACCCAAGGCATGATTGTTTATTGTAATATTTACTCGACCTTTTTACAGCGTGCCTACGATCAGGTTATTCATGATGTTGCTTTACAGGATTTACCCGTTATTTTCTGCTTAGACCGAGCTGGATTAGTTGGAGAAGACGGTGCAACACATCACGGTGTTTTTGATATTGCATATCTGCGTTCGATTCCAAATATGATGATCTATGCGCCTTTAAACGAAATTGAACTGCAAAACATTTTATACACTGTTCAGCTGGAATTAAACCATCCAATTGCCATTCGTTATCCAAGAGGGCGAGGCGTAATTGTAAATTGGGAGGTAGAAAATTTCGGACATTATGAAAAAATTAAAATTGGTCAAGCAAAATGCTTAAAAGATGGTACGAAAATTGCTGTTCTGTCGGCCGGAACAATTGGAAATAATGTTATCGAAGCTTTAAAAGAATCAGCCCATTCTGAAACTATTGCTCATTACAACTTTAGCTTTATTAAACCTTTAGACATCAAAACATTAAAACATATTTTTTCAAACTTCGAAAGTATTATCACAATCGAAGACGGAGTTAAAAATGGTGGGTTTGGAAGTTCTATTTTAGAGTTTGCGGCATCAAATAATTTCAAAAACAATATTGAAATTCTGGGTGTTCCTGACACATTTATTGAGCATGGGACAGTAAGTCAATTGCAACAAATCTGCAATATTGACGTTAAAAGTTTAGTAAACCTTTTTTCTAACCGTTCAAAATAA
- a CDS encoding energy transducer TonB: protein MERKYKIAIPEPCHEDWNKMIPTESGRFCMSCCKTVIDFTAMSSEEIQHYITQNQNNKICGRFKKSQLDTITIQIPDRVLYSQTHYHKMFLLALFITMGTTLFSCQGKDGNKKKIDKIEIVEASLPKKSVQKSNDTLKEATPPLIVPKIKDPPNVKVHYVVSGGLQIIEEPQISEPIDYDAVFESFSLDVIPVPAIGMEKFYAYVKDNYVIPNEAEDSAGKIYVSFIVEKDGSLSTFKIIKDIGYGTGEEAIRVLKIAPKWIPGKLNDQIVRTSFKLPFTISMRQQ, encoded by the coding sequence ATGGAAAGAAAATACAAGATAGCTATACCAGAGCCCTGCCATGAAGACTGGAATAAAATGATACCAACTGAAAGTGGTCGTTTCTGCATGAGCTGTTGTAAAACAGTTATTGATTTTACTGCTATGTCTTCTGAAGAAATCCAGCATTATATTACTCAAAATCAAAATAATAAAATTTGTGGCAGATTTAAAAAATCACAGTTAGATACTATTACAATTCAAATCCCAGATCGTGTTTTATATTCACAAACCCATTATCATAAAATGTTTTTACTGGCATTATTTATTACAATGGGAACTACCTTGTTTAGTTGTCAGGGTAAAGATGGAAACAAGAAAAAAATTGATAAAATTGAAATTGTGGAAGCTAGTCTGCCAAAGAAATCTGTTCAAAAATCAAATGACACCTTAAAAGAGGCAACTCCTCCGCTAATCGTACCAAAAATTAAAGATCCTCCTAATGTAAAAGTTCACTACGTAGTATCAGGAGGATTGCAAATAATTGAAGAGCCTCAAATTAGTGAACCCATTGATTATGATGCTGTTTTTGAAAGTTTTAGCTTAGATGTTATTCCTGTTCCAGCGATTGGAATGGAAAAGTTTTATGCCTATGTTAAGGATAATTATGTTATTCCAAATGAAGCAGAAGATTCTGCAGGAAAAATTTATGTCTCATTTATCGTAGAAAAAGATGGCAGCTTAAGTACTTTCAAAATAATTAAAGATATTGGTTACGGAACTGGAGAGGAAGCAATTAGAGTATTGAAAATAGCCCCCAAATGGATTCCTGGAAAGTTAAATGATCAAATAGTCCGAACATCTTTTAAATTACCATTTACAATTTCAATGAGACAACAATGA
- the gldA gene encoding gliding motility-associated ABC transporter ATP-binding subunit GldA, with product MSIEVNSISKSYGEQKALNEISFKIEKGEIVGFLGPNGAGKSTLMKILTTYLLADSGSALVNGHDVMTNTKEVQRSIGYLPEHNPLYLDLYVREYLAFNADVYNVPNSRIEEVIQLTGLTSESHKKISQLSKGYRQRVGLANALLHDPEVLILDEPTTGLDPNQLMEIRNVIKNAGKDKTVFLSTHIMQEVEAICDRVIIIDKGQIVADNKLDHLVTADKEQVIEVEFDYKVEEQLLAKLENISSYTNTHDMTWELTFITDKDMRPSIFDFANENGLKTLQLNQKNKNLEAVFREITK from the coding sequence ATGTCGATAGAAGTAAACAGTATATCAAAAAGTTACGGAGAGCAAAAAGCGTTAAATGAAATTTCTTTTAAAATTGAGAAAGGAGAAATTGTCGGATTTCTTGGCCCAAACGGAGCTGGAAAATCTACTTTGATGAAAATTTTGACCACTTATTTACTTGCCGATAGTGGCTCAGCCCTTGTAAATGGTCATGATGTCATGACAAACACCAAAGAAGTACAACGATCGATTGGTTACTTACCGGAGCATAATCCGTTGTATTTGGATTTGTATGTTCGTGAGTATTTGGCTTTTAATGCCGATGTTTACAATGTGCCAAATTCACGAATTGAAGAAGTTATTCAACTGACAGGACTGACATCTGAAAGCCATAAAAAAATCAGTCAGCTCTCTAAAGGATACCGCCAGCGTGTGGGACTTGCCAATGCTTTACTTCACGATCCAGAGGTTCTAATTTTGGATGAACCAACTACAGGTCTGGATCCGAATCAGTTAATGGAAATTCGAAATGTAATCAAAAATGCGGGGAAAGATAAAACGGTTTTTTTATCAACACACATCATGCAAGAAGTTGAAGCTATCTGTGATCGTGTCATAATTATTGACAAAGGACAAATCGTTGCGGACAATAAACTAGACCATTTGGTTACCGCAGATAAAGAGCAAGTTATTGAAGTTGAGTTTGATTACAAAGTAGAAGAACAGCTTTTAGCTAAATTGGAAAATATTTCTTCGTACACCAATACGCATGACATGACATGGGAGTTAACTTTTATCACAGATAAAGATATGCGTCCTTCGATTTTCGATTTTGCAAATGAAAACGGACTTAAAACTTTACAATTAAATCAAAAAAATAAAAACCTAGAAGCTGTTTTTAGAGAGATTACGAAATAA
- a CDS encoding deoxyguanosinetriphosphate triphosphohydrolase codes for MNWEQLLSLKRQGDTSKRLRVEQDDTRLGFEVDYDRIIFSSAFRSLQDKTQVIPLSKTDFVHTRLTHSLEVSVVGRSLGRLVGKKIIEKYPYLKEIHGYHMNDFGAIVAAASLAHDIGNPPFGHSGEKAIGEYFSIGNGLKFRNQLTDKQWQDLIDFEGNANGFSVLTASRPGIEGGLRISYATLGAFMKYPKESLPKKPTNDIADKKYGFFQSDKLFFEEVAKDMGMIANKSGENIGFERHPLAYLVEAADDICYTIIDFEDGINLGLVSEDYALEYLIKLVKDNIGVAKYKTLETKEDRISYLRALAIGSLINDAVEVFIENEEAILAGKFPYALTDKSKYKAQMNDIIKLSVEKIYQSREVIEKEIVGYQIIQTLLDKFITAFNNKYEGTASNYDKLILKMLPEKHHLDKGNLYERLLHICHYVSLLTDGNALELYETIQGQKKR; via the coding sequence ATGAACTGGGAACAACTTTTATCCTTAAAACGTCAGGGAGATACAAGCAAAAGATTACGTGTAGAACAAGATGATACTCGTTTGGGTTTTGAAGTAGATTATGACCGAATTATATTCTCCTCTGCTTTTAGAAGTTTACAAGATAAAACACAAGTTATTCCACTTTCTAAAACCGACTTCGTACATACACGTTTAACGCACAGTTTGGAAGTTTCGGTTGTAGGACGTTCTCTTGGACGTTTGGTTGGAAAGAAAATCATAGAGAAATATCCGTATTTAAAAGAAATTCACGGTTATCATATGAACGATTTCGGTGCGATTGTGGCGGCTGCTTCATTGGCACACGATATTGGAAATCCGCCTTTTGGGCATTCAGGAGAAAAAGCAATCGGGGAATATTTTTCTATCGGAAATGGACTGAAATTTAGAAATCAGTTGACGGATAAACAATGGCAGGATTTAATTGATTTTGAAGGAAATGCAAACGGATTTTCGGTTCTTACAGCGAGCCGTCCAGGAATTGAGGGAGGACTTCGTATTTCGTATGCAACTCTTGGGGCTTTTATGAAATATCCAAAAGAAAGCCTTCCGAAAAAGCCAACCAATGATATTGCCGATAAAAAGTACGGTTTCTTTCAATCGGATAAATTGTTTTTTGAAGAAGTAGCCAAAGATATGGGAATGATTGCCAATAAATCTGGAGAGAATATTGGTTTTGAAAGACATCCTTTAGCGTACTTAGTGGAAGCAGCAGACGATATTTGTTATACGATTATTGATTTTGAAGACGGAATAAACCTAGGTTTAGTTTCTGAAGATTATGCTTTAGAATATTTAATTAAACTGGTAAAAGATAATATTGGCGTTGCTAAATACAAAACGCTAGAAACTAAAGAAGATAGAATCAGTTATCTGCGAGCGCTTGCCATTGGTTCTTTAATTAATGATGCGGTAGAGGTTTTTATTGAAAATGAAGAAGCTATTCTGGCGGGCAAATTTCCTTATGCCTTAACCGATAAGAGTAAATACAAAGCGCAGATGAATGATATCATCAAATTAAGCGTTGAAAAGATCTATCAAAGCCGTGAAGTGATCGAGAAAGAAATTGTAGGGTATCAGATTATCCAAACATTATTGGATAAATTTATAACTGCTTTTAATAATAAATATGAAGGAACAGCTTCGAATTACGACAAGTTAATTTTGAAAATGCTTCCAGAAAAGCATCATTTAGATAAAGGGAATTTGTATGAACGTTTGCTGCACATCTGCCATTATGTTTCATTACTTACAGACGGAAATGCATTGGAATTGTATGAAACAATTCAGGGACAGAAAAAACGATAA
- a CDS encoding outer membrane beta-barrel protein, whose product MKKFLVMAALAICSFANAQKGTILVGGNIGYTSEKSEFRFAEAKASTFTFSPKVGYQFHENWTVGGELSLSSTDVDNPNEKYKDNKFRTGGFVRYTKSLSQTFSVFADMGAGFQTVKNKDYAANNSYVRYKGNGAYVDVTPALFINMKKGFGLNFSIGGLGYETLSYDDNGEDYSNFYFNFGKTFNIGISKNF is encoded by the coding sequence ATGAAAAAATTTTTAGTGATGGCCGCGTTAGCTATCTGCAGTTTTGCAAATGCACAAAAAGGAACAATCTTAGTTGGTGGTAACATTGGTTACACTTCTGAAAAATCAGAGTTTAGATTTGCTGAAGCTAAAGCAAGTACTTTTACTTTCTCTCCTAAAGTAGGTTACCAATTCCACGAAAACTGGACAGTTGGAGGAGAACTTTCATTAAGCTCAACTGATGTTGATAATCCAAATGAAAAATACAAAGACAATAAATTTAGAACTGGAGGTTTTGTACGTTATACGAAATCATTAAGCCAGACTTTTTCTGTTTTTGCAGACATGGGAGCAGGTTTCCAAACTGTAAAGAACAAAGATTATGCTGCTAACAATAGTTATGTAAGATACAAAGGAAATGGTGCTTATGTAGATGTAACTCCAGCACTTTTCATTAACATGAAAAAAGGTTTTGGTCTTAACTTCAGTATTGGAGGTTTAGGATACGAAACATTAAGCTATGATGATAATGGGGAAGATTACAGTAATTTCTACTTCAATTTCGGTAAAACATTTAATATCGGAATTTCTAAAAACTTTTAA
- a CDS encoding DUF3078 domain-containing protein, which yields MKLLRSTLLLLFLLSASSGFSQIIQTTLSPNQAPKPPSNWSKKNQLGFDISEIAFVNWSAGGTSSISGLFKGEFGRTYIKKNHKWVNELIVKYGLNKQDGTELRKTDDALQFNSTYGFRKDTASNWYYSSKLNFNTQFTNGYNYPNRDIAISKPFAPAYIFLGAGAENANKAKNRVFYFSPITLKTTLVLDQYLANQGSFGVKKAIYAADPLDPTQQILIEEGQKVKAEFGILFTAYMKNEIYKNVFYENRLSLYTDYLNKFGNVDIDYDTRLDLVVNAYVKANIGVHLIYDDDIKTKKDVVDPTTGTKTQVNDGPRMQLRQVLGVGLVYAFK from the coding sequence ATGAAATTATTGCGTTCTACCCTTTTATTATTATTCCTATTATCTGCCTCGAGTGGTTTTTCCCAGATTATACAAACGACTTTGAGTCCGAATCAAGCTCCAAAACCGCCATCCAATTGGTCAAAAAAGAATCAACTTGGTTTTGATATTTCTGAAATTGCTTTTGTGAACTGGAGTGCCGGGGGAACAAGTTCTATTTCAGGTTTATTTAAAGGAGAATTTGGAAGAACTTACATAAAGAAAAACCATAAATGGGTAAACGAGCTTATTGTAAAGTATGGCCTAAACAAACAAGACGGAACTGAACTAAGAAAAACAGACGACGCTCTTCAGTTTAACTCGACTTACGGGTTTAGAAAAGATACAGCCTCGAACTGGTATTACTCTTCAAAATTAAACTTCAATACTCAGTTTACAAACGGTTATAATTATCCAAACAGAGATATTGCAATCTCTAAACCTTTTGCCCCAGCGTATATCTTTCTGGGAGCCGGAGCTGAGAATGCTAATAAAGCTAAAAACAGAGTTTTTTACTTCTCTCCTATTACGTTAAAGACTACTTTAGTACTAGATCAATATCTTGCTAATCAAGGTTCTTTCGGGGTTAAAAAGGCGATTTATGCAGCCGATCCTCTTGATCCTACACAGCAAATATTAATTGAAGAAGGTCAAAAGGTAAAAGCCGAATTTGGTATCCTTTTTACCGCTTACATGAAAAATGAAATCTATAAAAACGTTTTCTACGAAAACAGATTAAGTTTATATACTGATTATCTAAATAAATTTGGAAATGTCGATATCGATTATGATACTCGTCTGGATCTTGTAGTAAATGCTTATGTAAAAGCAAATATTGGAGTTCACTTAATTTATGACGATGATATTAAAACAAAAAAAGATGTTGTTGATCCAACTACAGGAACAAAAACTCAAGTAAACGACGGCCCAAGAATGCAGTTAAGACAAGTTCTGGGAGTCGGTCTGGTTTATGCTTTCAAATAA